The following are encoded in a window of Dictyostelium discoideum AX4 chromosome 6 chromosome, whole genome shotgun sequence genomic DNA:
- the golt1 gene encoding golgi transport protein 1 — MFTDQQKIGAMLSAMGLFFGFLGVLLFLDRNLLALGNLLLVSGIVLILGLQKTTKFFAQKKKIKGTILFFFGIVVLLVTRWTFVGMVIEIFGFVNLFGDAFPIVISILRKLPIIGNILNHPLVNRLLQKADSGNELPF, encoded by the exons atgtttaCCGATCAACAaa aAATTGGAGCTATGCTCTCAGCAATGGGattattttttggatttttaggagttttattatttttagatagaAATTTATTAGCATTAGGTAACCTTTTATTGGTATCTGgtatagttttaattttaggtTTACAAAAAACTACAAAGTTTTTTGCccaaaagaagaaaataaaaggAACAATCTTATTCTTTTTTGGTATCGTTGTATTATTAGTAACAAGATGGACATTTGTTGGAATGGTCATTGAAATCTTTGGTTTTGTAAATTTGTTTGG TGACGCATTCCCAATTGTTATTTCAATCCTTAGAAAATTACCAATAATTGgaaatatattaaatcatCCATTAGTAAATAGATTACTTCAAAAAGCGGATTCTGGTAATGAATTacctttttaa